The genomic window ttctgattaaaatactgatatttataatcgcaaaaacacagaaaatcgattttcggcaaaaatccaaaagtcataattaaaaattgcaagaaatgtgaaaaaaatataatttttttttgaaaacacagttcgataggaaatttaattacgagctcaacgaggtatgacattccatatttggagttatattttgaatgttctgatcaaaatactgttatttataatcgcaaaaacacagaaaatcgattttcggcaaaaatccaaaagtcatcatcaaaaattgcaagaaatgtgaaaaaatatcattttttcttgaaaatacagttcgattggaaatttaattacgagctcaacgaggtatgacattccatatttggagatatgtttttaatgttctgatcaaaatactgatatttataaacgcaaaaacacagaaaatcgattttcggcaacaattgcaagaaatgtgaaaaaaatataattttttttttgaaaacacagtttgattggaaaattaattacgaactcaacgaggtatgacattccatatttggagatatattttggatgttctgatcaaaatactgatatttataatcgcaaaaacacagaaaatcgattttcggcaaaaatccaaaagtcatcatcaaaaattgcaagaaatgtgaaaaaaatataattttttttgaaaacacagttcgataggaaatttaattacgagctcaacgaggtatgacattccatatatggagctatattttgaatgttctgattaaaatactgatatttataatcgcaaaaacacagaaaatcgattttcggcaaaaatccaaaagtcataattaaaaattgcaagaaatgtgaaaaaaatataatttttttttgaaaacacagtttgataggaaatttaattacgagctcaacgaggtatgacattccatatttggagttatattttgaatgttctgatcaaaatactgttatttataatcgcaaaaacacagaaaatcgattttctgcaaaaatccaaaagtcatcatcaaaaattgcaagaaatgtgaaaaaatatcattttttcttgaaaatacagttcgattggaaatttaattacgagctcaacgaggtatgacattccatatttggagatatgtttttaatgttctgatcaaaatactgatatttataaacgcgaaaacacagaaaatcgattttcggcaacaattgcaagaaatgtgaaaaaaatataatttttttttgaaaacacagtttgattggaaaattaattacgaactcaacgaggtatgacattccatatttggagatatattttgaatgttctgatcaaaatactgatatttataatcgcaaaaacacagaaaatcgattttcggcaaaaatccaaaagtcatcatcaaaaattgcaagaaatgtgaaaaaaatataatttttttttgaaaacacagttcgataggaaatttaattacgagctcaacgaggtatgacattccatatttggagatatattttgaatgttctgatcaaaatactgctatttataatcgcaaaaacacagaaaatcgattttcgtcaaaaatccaaaagtcatcatcaaaaattgcaagaaatgtgaaaaaaatatcattttttcttgaaaacacagttcgattggaaatttaattacgagctcaacgaggtatgacattccatatttggagatatattttgaatgtactgatcaaaatactgatatttataatcgcaaaaacacagaaactcgattttcggcaaaaatccaaaatcatcatcaaaaattacaaaaaatgtgagaaaaatattttttttttttaaaaacacagttcgattggaaatttaattacgaactcaacgaggtatgatATTCCATAattggagatatattttgaatgttttgatcaaaatactgatatttataatcgcaaaaacacagaaaatcgattttcggcaaaaatttaaaagtcatcatcaaaaattgcaagaaatgtgaaaaaaatataaattaaatatatattatcaGGCACAAGTCTTTTCGTTTCAAAATGGTTATGTTTACATATGGCAGAATGTCTTTTAAATTGTCCGTTACAAAATGAAGAGAGCTCGTTTTATTTGCTCCGCAAACTACCCCTAAAAGCAGGCTGTCAGTAAGAAACTGAACAACTGCTGCGTTGAGTCATTTTTCGAGTGCGCGTACTTATAATTCCCAACTATTTCTGGTCGTTTGCTAATGGAGACCCTgctcgttttcgtttttagttatcgcttctcggccttatggctaagatcaaagtgtatACACCCCGCTGAAGAAAGGTGGAGCGGGCATACTACCTTCATCTATATTGGCTGATGTCTTAACTATCGCCCAGGCTCACCGCATGGTGTCCTGCCCTGGGGAGGTCGTCTCCCGGATTGCAAGTGAGGGCCTGAGAGAAGCGGtaaagcgaaaaataaaccGGGAGCCATCTGGCGACGAGATGGCCCACTTTCTCTCAGGCTCCACTCTATCCGGGGAGACAGCCAGCTTTGGCGACGCCGGATTCTGGTCGAGGGTGAGGATGGCCACCAAAAGGCAAGCTGTGCATCTGGGGGTGCGTTGGGCCTGGAGAGGAGGTGAGCTACTGGTCGAGAGTAGAGGACAAAGAAACCGACCAGTGGCCACCGACTCGAACTCCAGGTCCCAACTCATCCAACGTCTCAGGTGCGCAGCTCAGGATGAGTTCCTGACCATCCTCATAAATAAACCCGACCAGGGGAAGGTGGCGAAGCTCTCCACGCTAACCCCAGTCAGCAACGCGTTCATACGCGACGGTAGCTTTACCAGGTTTGCTGACTGGCGGTTTATCCACAGAGCCCGACTGGGAGTCCTCCCACTCAACGGAGCGATCCGATGGGGCAGCGGCGACAAGCGCTGCCGGGTCTGTGGATATCAGCTGGAGAGCGTTCCACACGTGTTGTGCCACTGCATGCACCACTCAAACGCAATGCAGCAGAGGCACAACGCGGTGATGGATCGCCTCGCCAAGGCTGGCTCACGGCTGGGGACCCCCAGGGTGAACTGCCGCGTGGAAGGGGTCGCCGAGGACATGGCGGCCCTCAGGCCGGACCTGGTATGGCGCGACGAACGGAGCAGAAAAATCGTCATAGTTGACGTGACTGTTCCGTTCGAGAACGGGGCTGAAGCGTTTGATAACGCGAGGGGcgagaaagaagaaaaatacCGCCCCCTAGCTGAAGCCCTGCGCGCCATGGGATACCAGGTAAAACTGGAGGCATTCATTGTCGGAGCCTTGGGCTCGTGGGACCCTAAGAACGAAAGGGTCCTCAAGACTTTGGGTGTCTCTAGGTTTTATGCTGGCCTGATGCGCAGACTGATGGTGGCCGACACCATCAGGTGGTCCCGGGACATCTATGTGGAGCATGTATCCGGGATCAGGCAGTTCACCCTGCCAAGTGGAGCTCCTTCCaactaaaaaatttaaatgccttaaaaaggaataaataaattaaaatttaaaaaaaaaaatgaggaacaaataaacacaaatttgatagatttttataatttaaaaaaaaaaacaaaaacaaaaattgaaacaaaattattgttgaacaaaaacaaaaaaaaaaaaataataataataataaaaacacaataacACTCACTTGGCCTGCCCCAGAGGCAGGTAAACATTTACTGGCCATATggcttttttttatatctgttCTTATCAGCTTAACATCTGATAGTTCCTCCATTGGAGGACAACAAATGTTAAACTGATTTTTGGAATCAGACGGAGTGCTAGGAGCTTGCTCCACCTCTGTCGCGGGTTGGCCCGGTATTGCAGTACCGCCGGGATTTCGGCCCAactgaataataaatataaaagaaaatttaaatagaaaaaactGATTTAGTTCCAAAATCAGTTGGTTAACAGAAACTAAAATTAGgtcgaactgtgttttcaaaaaaaattatatttttatcacatttcttgcaatttttgatgatgacttttggatttttgccgaaaatcgattttctgtgtttttgcgattataaatatcagtattttgatcaaaacattcaaaatatatctccaattatggaatgtcatacctcgttgagttcgtaattaaatttccaatcgaactgtgtttttaaaaaaaaaaaatatttttctcacattttttgtaatttttgatgatgattttggatttttgccgaaaatcgagtttctgtgtttttgcgattataaatatcagtattttgatcagaacattcaaaatatatctccaaatatggaatgtcatacctcgttgagttcgtaattaaatttccaatcgaattgtgttttcaaaaaaaaattatatttttttcacattatttgcaatttttgatgatgattttggatttttgcgaaaatccatattctgtgtttttgcgattaaaaatatcagtattttgatcagaacattcaaaatatatctccaaatatggaatgt from Drosophila yakuba strain Tai18E2 chromosome 2L, Prin_Dyak_Tai18E2_2.1, whole genome shotgun sequence includes these protein-coding regions:
- the LOC122319518 gene encoding uncharacterized protein LOC122319518, whose product is MVSCPGEVVSRIASEGLREAVKRKINREPSGDEMAHFLSGSTLSGETASFGDAGFWSRVRMATKRQAVHLGVRWAWRGGELLVESRGQRNRPVATDSNSRSQLIQRLRCAAQDEFLTILINKPDQGKVAKLSTLTPVSNAFIRDGSFTRFADWRFIHRARLGVLPLNGAIRWGSGDKRCRVCGYQLESVPHVLCHCMHHSNAMQQRHNAVMDRLAKAGSRLGTPRVNCRVEGVAEDMAALRPDLVWRDERSRKIVIVDVTVPFENGAEAFDNARGEKEEKYRPLAEALRAMGYQVKLEAFIVGALGSWDPKNERVLKTLGVSRFYAGLMRRLMVADTIRWSRDIYVEHVSGIRQFTLPSGAPSN